GGATTGCGCCCCAGGTCTTGATCAGATCGTCGAGGTGGTCCTCCAGCGCGCCATCGTAATTGCTTTCGAACACCAGCTGAGTCGAGTCGCTGTTAGAATCCGGGATGATCAGCCACGCCGCGTAGTGGACGGTTCGCGGCGCCGGCAATGGGGCGCTCCCGCTTTCGTGTCCTTCGCGAAGAGTTTTGAGCCGCGCACGCAGTTCGTCGGCGCATCCAGCCCGAATTTCGGCGATAACCGTCATGCCGCTTTGCTCCATCGCTTCCCCTTCCGCGTTCGGCAAGCGGCCTAGACCGGCGGGCCAGGCAGACGCTTTGCGGCACTCGGCGCGCCCGAGCCAGCCCCCTCGGCGAGTTCGCCCAGCAGAGCCTGCGCCGCGTGCAGGTCGTCGCTGGCGCGATCGCCGCTGAAACTGCTCGCCTGCGCGGAGAGCAGAGCGTGCGCGTCCGCGACCTGCCCGCGCGAGCGCATCAAACGGGCGAGACTAATCGCAGCGCGCAGACTGCACGACGCCGCGCCCAACCGTGCGCCCTGCGCCAGCGCCTCGCGCAGGCTCCGCTCCGCCAACTCGCCCATCGCCACCGAGCCGCCGCCGTGGCGTGCGAGCAGCTCACCGCGCTTCCACAGGACCAGCGGCAGATCCAGCGTCTGCTCGCCCACTGCGTCAACCGCCTGCTTGAGCGTCGAGCGCGCCTCCTGCACCAGGCCGGCGCGCTCCTGCACCTCGGCCAACAACGCCAGCCACATCGCAATCCCGAGCCGGTTGCCGGCCGCCATGAAACTCTCCATGCCGGCGCTAGCCTCAGCCAGTCCCGCTTCAACCTCACCCCGCTGCGCCAGCGCCCAGCCATGCAGGATCCGTCCGAGATCGAACAGCACCGGAATCGCCGGACCGCCGGTCAGCTCGATCACGTTCGCCGCCAGCCGCGCCGTGGTCTCACTCTGCCCCATCAAGGCCGCCAGGGAGGCGGCAAAGAAGCGATTGTGCACGATCACATAGGGCTTACGCAGCCGATCCGCCAACGCGGTCGCTGCGGCCATCCGCTCGCCGGCCAAAGCCGCTTGACCCATCTGCCACGCCGTCAGCGCCAGATACTGCAGGCACTCCGTCCCCGGATCCTGGGGATTATTGCGATGATCGCTTTCGCGGTAGGCCGCCTGCGCTTCGCCGAGACTGGCGGACGCTTGCGCGAGATCCCCGCGATGGTAATTCACTACACCCCGCATATAGTGGCCCCAGACCGCCCCGATCGCACTCTGCCCGGCCGCGTTTTGCACGCGATCCACCAACGTTTGGGTCTCCGCCAAACGGCCGCGCAGAAGCGTCACCGAAGCGAGCCCGGTCAGGCTCAACACGACCTGCGTCGGATCGCCGAGAGCTTCACTCAGTGCACCGGCGCGATCATATGCCGTCGCCGTCTCGAGCGCCGCATAGCCGTGCGTCGCCATCAGAATTGGCCCGATCGCGAGCTGAATCATCAGCTCCTGCTGGTCGCGTTCCGGCCCCGGCGGCATGCTCATCAAGCGCGTCAGCGCCCGCCGGTAATGAACCTCGGCCTCGGCCAGCGCGCCCTGCCCCCGCGCCTGCTTCGCCGCCAGCGCGAGAATAGTCACCGCGCGCTCGGGCGGCGCCACGCTGCCGGCACTCCACAGATGATGCGCCAGGTCGTTGGCGTGCTCTTCGAGCGCGGACGAGTACAACCGCTCGAGCGCGTCGGCGACCCGCAGATGCAGATGTTGCCGGCGTGAGATGCTGAGTTCACTCAGTACGCTGTTGCGAATCAATTCGTGCGCGAACTGGAACTGCGCCTCGGGGTAGATTAGCGCCGAATTGATCAGCCCGGCGCGCTCTGCCGCTTCCATCCGATCAATCAGCGGGCCCTCTTCGCCGCCAATCACTGCCCGCAGCATTGAAAAGGTAAAGGAACGGCCAATCACCGCCGCGGCGTCCAACACCTCCTGCGCCCCGCGCGACAGGCGTGCCACCCGCCGCCCGATCACCAGCCGCACGTTGTTGGGCACGGCGAGTTCATCGAGTCGCAAGTCGCGCCGGATCTCGCCCGCAGCGTCAACGTTGCCGGGCTGATCCGCCAGATGCTGATACAGCTCCTCGATAAAAAATGGATTGCCGTCCGTAAGGGCGTGAAACTGCCCCACCAGACCGTCGGGCAGAACCCGCCCGCTGAGCCCCTGCAACATCGCTCCCACCGCGTTTTCGGGCAGGCCATCGAGCTTGATCCGCTCGACCAGGTGGCGGCGAACCAGCTCTTCAAGAGCTTGGGCGAGTCCACCCGCCCTTTCGATCTCCAGGTCGCGATAAGTCGCCACAATAATCACTGGCCGCTGGCGTAGCGCCCGCGCCAGATGAAGCAGCAGGCTGAGCGAGCCTTCGTCGGCCCAATGCAGATCCTCGACCACCAGCAGCAGCGGCCGGACCGCGGCGATCCGCGCAAGGATTTCCGTGAGCGCGGCGAACAACGCGCGACGCGCGAGCTCAGGCGGAAGTTCCTGAGCCAATGGAAGATCGGGGAACAGCCGCCGCAATTGCGGCGTCAGCCGCGCCGCTTCCAGCACCTCTTCACCGAGTTCCTTGCGGAGCGCCTGCGGACTCGCCGCGCGCGCGGCCAGCGTTTCCAGGATTTCGACGAACGGCAGAAACGGCACGGCATCGTCACGCTCATACGAGGCGCCGGTCAAAACCCGCAAACCCGCCCGCGCCGCCTCACCGGCGAATTCACGCGCCAGCCGTGACTTACCCACCCCCGCAGACCCGGCCAGCGCGATCACGCTGCCTTCGCCGCCCCGCGCCCGCACCAGTGCGTGGCCGAGCTGCGCCCGCTCGGTTTCGCGCCCCACGAACCTGGTCCGCGTCGCGAAATCCTCCAGCTCGTCGGTTTCCCGTCGCGCCGGCGACGGCGCACCACCCGATGGCGTGGTCACTGCTTCAGCTTCGGATAACGCGAAACGCCAGCTCACCGGGTTCGCCGTATCCGGTTGGTAAACGCAGAAGGCGCCCGTGCGGATCGTCCGGTCGAGCAACTCTCCCAGCGCCCGATGATGCTCGCCGATCTTCCGCACCGTCGACCGGATCGCACGCGTGACGTTGAGCCGCGCGCGCTCAGCGATCGAGCCGGAGCGCCGATCCCTCCCGCCAAGCCCGACCGCCTGCACCAACTCGTGCTCCAGAAACTCGATCTCTCGCTCGACCTCTTCGGCCGCCTCGAGCTTGCCCCTCTCGCGCAGCTCCTCGAATTCTTCACGCAGCTCCGTCAACCGCCTGCGGTACTCTTGCTTGGCCTGGAAATCGAGCACCTCGCCCGCGTCGCCCGCCAGACCCGCGCGGATACTGACGCCCTGCGGCAGCTCGCCGCCGATCGCGGCGGTCGAGGTCTCCTCGCGCGGCGCGGCGGAGAGATCGAGTGCGTGAAATTCAATCTCGGGATACCGTAACAGGCGTTGGAGATGGCCGAGACCCTTGGCGTCCTTGAGTTGGAAGGTTGCCCCGCCAAGGCCAAGCACCCAGTACTCGCCATGGACCGCGAAGATCCCCTCGTGTACCTGCGCAAGCGTAGATCCCGCAGGGCTCTCGCTCTCAGATTGCTTGATCTCGGCCACTCAGATTCCCTCGCTTCAGCGCTGTTCTTAGCGGCCGAGAGCGAAGACTCAGCAAAGAAATGACACTATAGCTCGACCACGGCAACGGTATCACCGCTGCGAGATTGAGTAAAATCTTCCGAATTAGCGGTTCGCGAGGTTCAGTTTGTCAGAATTTTAAGACCAACGCTCGGCGCGCGGTTTCCCGCCGGGGCCGCTGTAGGTGGCGGTGTAGCCCGGCTCACGCGCGAAGGCGACTCGCGGCATCCGCGCGCAAAGCCCCTTCCACGCCGTGATCAGCTCATCCTCCGCTCGATAATCGAACGGATCCTGGATGATCTTCTCGTCGGCGCCATTCGGCTCGAGCGGATGGGCCTTGAGCCAGCGGGCGGTCAGCGCGAGCCCCTCGGCGGGCGCGACCACATCGTCGTAGCCCAGTTGTGCGCGCAGCTTCGCCAGGTCGAGCACGCGATGGGTCGTCCACGGCTGCGCGATCAGCGGGCGGGCCGGGAGCGCAAACTCCCACGGCATCGAGACGATTTCGAGCGCCTGCCCGAGCGCGTCGGCGATAATCTCGACCACCTGCCGCAGCGTCAGCATCGCGCGATCACCGCAATTGTAAATTTGCCCGGCCGCGGCCTCAGGTTGATCAACCGCCAGCAGCAGCGCGTGCGCCGCGTTCTCGACGTAGCCCATATGGTTCAGCGTCAGGCCGTCTTCGGGAAGTATGATCGTGCGACGGCCGTCGAGGATGCGCCGCACGATACACCATTCGCGCGGTGCGATCTGATACGGACCGTAGAGAAACGGATAGCGGAAATGGGTCGCCTGCGGATGGCTCTGAAAAACCGCCTGCTCGGTTCGCGCCACCCGCCAACCCTTGGCGTCTTCCTCCTCGACCGGGACGACCGGCGCGTCTTCGGCGACCGGCACCGGCAATCCTTGCGGACGCAGAACGCCGGGGTTCATGTAGCCGCGATAGGCCGGCGCCCCGCCGATCGAAATAAACCGCCCCGTGCGACCCGCCATAATCTCGGCGATACGCCGCAACCGCCCATACGCCGCAATCGTTAAATCAAACGTCCGTGTTCCGAGCGCGCCGCGCAGCGCTTCCTCGGAAAACGGATCAGTGTGGATATGCTCGACCGTCGCCGGAATTTCGTCCAGTTCGTGGCGTCCGCTATGCAGCATCGCGACTGTGTAGCCGCGCGCCAGCAATCCATTGACGATGAAGTGCCCGGTCGGCCCGGTGCCGCCGATAACCAAAGATTTCATCGCTGGCTCGATTCCATTCCGCGCTCGATAGCGGGCACCGGCGGCGAACTGACCGCGTCGATCAGCCGTCCCAGCCCCTCTGCGATCGCAATCAGTTGCCGCGTGAGCGGCGCCTCCGGATATTCGCGAATAAAGATCGCCCCGCGATCGCAGGATTCAGCCAGACGAGGATCGAACGGCAGGCGCTCGAGTAGCGCGACCCCCGCCGAGCGCGTCGCCGCCGCGATATTGCCCTGCGGCATGAGCGGGCGTACAGCATGGCAGCCGTCGCAACTGAAGCCTGCCATGTTCTCGATCACGCCGTGAACCAACGCGCTGCTTTCGGCGGCGAAATTCAGCATTGCGATCAGATCTCGCGCCGCCGCCCCCGAGGGATGGCAGACTGCGATGAGGTTCGCTTGCGGCGCTATTGGCATCAGCCGCGACAGCGCTTCGAGACCTGGCGCCAGGTCAATCAACAAAATATCGAGCGCACCAAAGCGAATTCGCCCCAGCATCCGCGCCAGTGCTTCCGTGTATCCGTCGCTGCTCGGGCGGTGGCCGTTGCGGTTGAAGGAGTTTGCAGGCTCGACCAGGCTCACAGGCGCTTCGTCGGCAAGAAAGCTTATGGCCGGCGCTTCCCGCTCGTTGAGCAGATCGATCCCGGCGACGCGCAGGCCGAGCGGCCCGGCGGCAGGTTCGATCCAGTCCGCCGCCGGCATCCGGCGCGCCGGCCGCATCCCGAGCATCCCGACGATGCTCGGCGAGTTCAGATCGCCATCAAGCAGCCCGACTTTGCGGCCGCCTTGCGCCAGCGCAACCGCGAGATTGACCGCGAGCGTACTTTTCCCCACCCCGCCGCGGGCGCTGGCCATCGCGACCACGGTCTTCACAATGGTCAGATTGCTTGCTATCTGCAATTTACGACCATCCGCCGCCAGCGCTGCGCGGTCGTCGCCGTCCTTGAAAATTCTCATCAATTATTCGCGACGCGGGCCGGACCTCCCCAAGGCGTCCGGCGCATCTCCCCCAAACCTTAAGCCGGATAAAGTATCAGGCGCTCTCCTCGTCGGCATCGGTCGAACCGATTTTACGGTAAACGTTGCGGCCATCATCAGTCCGCCGCTGCGAGCGCGCCTCGCGCTCCTGATCCTGCTGGCAGTCGCGGCACAGGCGCGTAAAGGGCATGACGCGCAAACGCTCGTCGGCGATTTCGAGTCCGCACGACTCGCATTCACCGTAGTTGCCTTCGTTGATGCGCGCCAGCGCGTCTTCGATCTGCTGGCTCTTGGCGCGTTCGCGATCGGACAGGATAAAATTGATTTCGCGATCGCGTTCCTCGGAAGCGAGATCGTACGTATCCATACCCTCGTCCTTGTTGGCTTCGCGCTCAGCCTTCGCCTCAGACTCGATCTCGGCGAGCAGCTTGTCCTTCATCTCGAGCAAAGCCGCGCGCTGATCGCTCAGGAATTTCTTGCGGGACGAGGCTGCGGATTTCTTGGCCATCGGTTACTAAAACCCCTTTCGAGCTAGGCGATCGCGGCAGTTATCTCGCCGACGAGATCGTAAGTCCGCGCCGCACTGATTCGCGCGCGGACAAACTCACCGGCCACGGCGTCGCCGCGCAGGACCACCATGCCATCGATTTCGGGCGCCTGACTCGCGCTGCGGCCGCGCAGGCGCGTCGCGCGTCCGCCCGGCGAGCTGCCTCCTGACGCTATCACGCCTTCCACCAGGACCTCGATTTCACGACCAATCTGCGCACGATTCCTGGCGGCGGAAATCTCGGACTGCAACTCCATCAGTTGCCGGCGGCGCTCGCGCTTGACCCGTGCCGGCGTCTGATCGGGAAGAGCGCCCGCTTCGGTATCTTCCTCCTGCGAATAGGTAAACACGCCAACCCGGTCGAATTGTTCCGCACGGACGAATTCTATCAGCGCCTCGAAGGCCGCCTGCGTCTCGCCCGGAAAACCAACGATAAAGGAGCTGCGCAAGGCAATTCCCGGCACCCGCCGACGCACCCGCTCGAGTAAGCGGCGCAAGCCGTCGCCCGAGCGCTCCCGGCGCATTGCGCGCAGGATTCCGTCGTCCGCGTGCTGCAGAGGCATATCGATATATTTAACCACTTTTGGCAGTGAGGCCACCGCCTCCAGCAGCTCGTCGCTGACAAAGTTCGGATAGCAGTAGAGCAGGCGAATCCAGCGCAGCCCATCGATCGCGTTCAACTGCCCAAGCAATTGCGCCAATGACGCTCGTGGCGCGAGATCGCGGCCGTAAGCGGTCAGGTCCTGCGCGATTAGATTGAGCTCGCGGGCGCCGGTTGCGACCAGAGTCCGCGCTTCCGCGACGACGTCGGCGAGCGGGCGGCTCTCATGGGGACCGCGAATTTTCGGAATGATGCAGAAGGCGCACTTGTGATTGCAGCCCTCGGATATTTTCAGATAGGCCGAAAAGAAATCTCCGGTCCTGATCCGCAGCAGCTCGGCGCGGGGCAGCAGATGGGCCGCGCCCGCGTATGGAATCGGCCGGTTCTGGAAGGTTTCGGTGCGTTTGAGCAGCTCGGGCAGTTCGAGGAAGTTGCCGGTGCCGACGAAAATATCGACCTCCGGCAGCTCCGCGCGGAGTTCGGCGCCGTAGCGCTGCGCCAGACATCCGCTCACCACTAGTCGGCGACCCGCCGCGCGCCCCTTGAGTTCCGCAGCCTGCATCACCGCCGCCAACGATTCTTTTTTGGCCGCTTCGATAAAGGCGCAGGTGTTAACCACCAGCACATCAGCGGTTTCCGGGTCCGTCGTCAGCTTGAACCCCGCGCCTGCTAATACGCCGAGCATCAGCTCACTGTCCGCCTGATTTTTGGGACAGCCCAGCGTTAATAAATGGACTCTCTCCATGAATGATGCGCCGATCTAAGGGACTAAACTTGTATTCTTCGCACGAACGCGGCGCAATCGATTATGTGTGCTCCAGGTTACTTCTGGTGCGGGGCGGTTACGATATCGGCGCCGGGCGGCGGCGTGAAAGTGAACAGCGAGTTAGCGAGCGGGACATTGCGCCGAATATCCGAAAATTTGAGCAGCGTCACGTTGCCAAGCGCGTCGGCAACCTGCAATGTCACGATATTCAAGCTTTTCGCATCTAGTCCTAAGCCGATTTTATCGCCGCCGTCTTTCGGTGTCACCACCAGATGATCGAGGCCGTCGGCTGGAGCGTCCGCCAGCAACTGCGCATCAAAGTCGCGCTGGAGATTGGCGACTCCAAGGATAAAGGCGGCGGCGCTGCGACTCTTGAAGGCGTCGCCGAGCGGCATCTCGATAACCTGATTCAGCCCGGGGTCGTAGTCATACAAAGTGGCGCCGTCGGCAATTACGCTCTCGGGCGCTGGCTGGTCGAACTCCCAGCGAATCCGGCCGCCCTTGCGATAGGCGACCTTACCCGAGCGCTCGCGCGGAGGTCCGCCCGCGCTGGTCAGAGTCTCGGTGAATTTCGCGGTAAACGAGTCGGTAGTCTCGTAATGGCGTTGCAGGCGATCGAGGATTGATTTTAGGTTCGTGGTTGGGTGCGCCACCGCCATCACCGCCGCTCCAGCGATGCCCATCACCATCGTGGCCGCACCGATCATGACGACGAGCGCCAGCGCCGTGCGAAAGATCGTCTGATTTTTGCGCGCTCTCATTTCAGGTTGATCAGATCGGCCGGATCAGCTTGCGCGGATGCGCAGTTCACGGGGGCGCGCGCCATCGGCCGGCAGCACCAATCCGTCGCGCTCCATCTCCTCGACCATCCGCGCCGCGCGATTGTAGCCGATCCGCAGCCGCCGCTGGATCATCGAAATGGACGCCTGCCCGGTCTCGGTCACGATGCGCACCGCGTCATCGTAAAGCGCATCGCGCTCGCCGCCGCCCTCGCCGTCACCCTCGGCCGCGGTCGCCGTTTCAAGAATTTCCATCTGATAGTCGGGCGAGCCTTGCGCGCGGATAAAGTCGCAGACCTTGCGGATTTCGGTCTCCGAAACGAAGGGGCCGTGCAGGCGGCGCAGCTTCGCCGTACCCGGCGGCATGAAGAGCATGTCGCCCGCGCCGAGCAGCCGTTCGGCGCCGATCGCGTCGAGGATCGTACGCGAATCCACGCGCGAGGTCACCTGCAACGAGATGCGCGCGGGCAGATTCGCCTTGATCAGGCCGGTAATGACGTCGACCGACGGCCGCTGC
The Candidatus Binataceae bacterium genome window above contains:
- a CDS encoding AAA family ATPase translates to MAEIKQSESESPAGSTLAQVHEGIFAVHGEYWVLGLGGATFQLKDAKGLGHLQRLLRYPEIEFHALDLSAAPREETSTAAIGGELPQGVSIRAGLAGDAGEVLDFQAKQEYRRRLTELREEFEELRERGKLEAAEEVEREIEFLEHELVQAVGLGGRDRRSGSIAERARLNVTRAIRSTVRKIGEHHRALGELLDRTIRTGAFCVYQPDTANPVSWRFALSEAEAVTTPSGGAPSPARRETDELEDFATRTRFVGRETERAQLGHALVRARGGEGSVIALAGSAGVGKSRLAREFAGEAARAGLRVLTGASYERDDAVPFLPFVEILETLAARAASPQALRKELGEEVLEAARLTPQLRRLFPDLPLAQELPPELARRALFAALTEILARIAAVRPLLLVVEDLHWADEGSLSLLLHLARALRQRPVIIVATYRDLEIERAGGLAQALEELVRRHLVERIKLDGLPENAVGAMLQGLSGRVLPDGLVGQFHALTDGNPFFIEELYQHLADQPGNVDAAGEIRRDLRLDELAVPNNVRLVIGRRVARLSRGAQEVLDAAAVIGRSFTFSMLRAVIGGEEGPLIDRMEAAERAGLINSALIYPEAQFQFAHELIRNSVLSELSISRRQHLHLRVADALERLYSSALEEHANDLAHHLWSAGSVAPPERAVTILALAAKQARGQGALAEAEVHYRRALTRLMSMPPGPERDQQELMIQLAIGPILMATHGYAALETATAYDRAGALSEALGDPTQVVLSLTGLASVTLLRGRLAETQTLVDRVQNAAGQSAIGAVWGHYMRGVVNYHRGDLAQASASLGEAQAAYRESDHRNNPQDPGTECLQYLALTAWQMGQAALAGERMAAATALADRLRKPYVIVHNRFFAASLAALMGQSETTARLAANVIELTGGPAIPVLFDLGRILHGWALAQRGEVEAGLAEASAGMESFMAAGNRLGIAMWLALLAEVQERAGLVQEARSTLKQAVDAVGEQTLDLPLVLWKRGELLARHGGGSVAMGELAERSLREALAQGARLGAASCSLRAAISLARLMRSRGQVADAHALLSAQASSFSGDRASDDLHAAQALLGELAEGAGSGAPSAAKRLPGPPV
- a CDS encoding NAD-dependent epimerase/dehydratase family protein; amino-acid sequence: MKSLVIGGTGPTGHFIVNGLLARGYTVAMLHSGRHELDEIPATVEHIHTDPFSEEALRGALGTRTFDLTIAAYGRLRRIAEIMAGRTGRFISIGGAPAYRGYMNPGVLRPQGLPVPVAEDAPVVPVEEEDAKGWRVARTEQAVFQSHPQATHFRYPFLYGPYQIAPREWCIVRRILDGRRTIILPEDGLTLNHMGYVENAAHALLLAVDQPEAAAGQIYNCGDRAMLTLRQVVEIIADALGQALEIVSMPWEFALPARPLIAQPWTTHRVLDLAKLRAQLGYDDVVAPAEGLALTARWLKAHPLEPNGADEKIIQDPFDYRAEDELITAWKGLCARMPRVAFAREPGYTATYSGPGGKPRAERWS
- a CDS encoding P-loop NTPase translates to MRIFKDGDDRAALAADGRKLQIASNLTIVKTVVAMASARGGVGKSTLAVNLAVALAQGGRKVGLLDGDLNSPSIVGMLGMRPARRMPAADWIEPAAGPLGLRVAGIDLLNEREAPAISFLADEAPVSLVEPANSFNRNGHRPSSDGYTEALARMLGRIRFGALDILLIDLAPGLEALSRLMPIAPQANLIAVCHPSGAAARDLIAMLNFAAESSALVHGVIENMAGFSCDGCHAVRPLMPQGNIAAATRSAGVALLERLPFDPRLAESCDRGAIFIREYPEAPLTRQLIAIAEGLGRLIDAVSSPPVPAIERGMESSQR
- a CDS encoding TraR/DksA family transcriptional regulator, whose protein sequence is MAKKSAASSRKKFLSDQRAALLEMKDKLLAEIESEAKAEREANKDEGMDTYDLASEERDREINFILSDRERAKSQQIEDALARINEGNYGECESCGLEIADERLRVMPFTRLCRDCQQDQEREARSQRRTDDGRNVYRKIGSTDADEESA
- the rimO gene encoding 30S ribosomal protein S12 methylthiotransferase RimO, yielding MERVHLLTLGCPKNQADSELMLGVLAGAGFKLTTDPETADVLVVNTCAFIEAAKKESLAAVMQAAELKGRAAGRRLVVSGCLAQRYGAELRAELPEVDIFVGTGNFLELPELLKRTETFQNRPIPYAGAAHLLPRAELLRIRTGDFFSAYLKISEGCNHKCAFCIIPKIRGPHESRPLADVVAEARTLVATGARELNLIAQDLTAYGRDLAPRASLAQLLGQLNAIDGLRWIRLLYCYPNFVSDELLEAVASLPKVVKYIDMPLQHADDGILRAMRRERSGDGLRRLLERVRRRVPGIALRSSFIVGFPGETQAAFEALIEFVRAEQFDRVGVFTYSQEEDTEAGALPDQTPARVKRERRRQLMELQSEISAARNRAQIGREIEVLVEGVIASGGSSPGGRATRLRGRSASQAPEIDGMVVLRGDAVAGEFVRARISAARTYDLVGEITAAIA
- a CDS encoding outer membrane lipoprotein carrier protein LolA, whose amino-acid sequence is MRARKNQTIFRTALALVVMIGAATMVMGIAGAAVMAVAHPTTNLKSILDRLQRHYETTDSFTAKFTETLTSAGGPPRERSGKVAYRKGGRIRWEFDQPAPESVIADGATLYDYDPGLNQVIEMPLGDAFKSRSAAAFILGVANLQRDFDAQLLADAPADGLDHLVVTPKDGGDKIGLGLDAKSLNIVTLQVADALGNVTLLKFSDIRRNVPLANSLFTFTPPPGADIVTAPHQK